The segment CACAAGGACTACGGCTTCGTCACCCTGCTCCTCCAGGACAGCGTGGGCGGCCTCCAGGTCGAGCGTCCCGACGGCACCTTCCTGGACGTCCCGCCGTTGGAGGGCGCCTTCGTCGTCAACCTCGGCGAGCTCCTGGAGGTCGCCACCGACGGCTACCTGAAGGCCACCTCGCACCGGGTGGTCTCGCCGCCCGGCGCCCGCGAGCGCTTCTCCGTCCCGTTCTTCTACAACCCCCGGCTGGACGCCCACATCGCGCCGCTCGACTTCCCGCACGCCCGGCACGCCCCCGGCATCACCCGGGACCCTTCGAACCCCCTGCACGCCGACTTCGGTTTCAACGAGCTGAAGGGATACGCCCGCGCGCATCCGGCGGTCACCCGGCGCCACCACGCGGAACTGCTCCCGCAGGGCTGACCGGTGCCGTTCGCTGTCGGACCGGTCGGGTAGGTTCCTGCTCCCCGACCGAGAGGAGCGCGCATGGCGGCGTTCGACCACTGGTTCTACCTGGAGCTGGAGGCCACCGGTACGGCCGGCGGCCGGGCCGCCCTCGCGGCGAAGCTGGAGGGCCACGGCTGGGTGGTGACCGTGCTGGAGGAGAACGAGCCACGGCAGGCCCGCTGGCTGGTGGAGGCCGGTGTCGGAGGCTGGCGGGTGGGGGCCGCTCTGCACGCCCGCCTGGTCCTGAACGAACTGGCCCGGCAGAGTCCCGCGGAGGTGGACCTCCGGCTCCAGGAACCACTCGTCCGGCAGGAACCGCCGCGCGGCCGGTACCTCACCCGGCGCCCGGTCCCCGGGCCCCCTCGGCTGCGCCCGCTGATGGCACGCACCCGGCTGTTCGACACCGGCCGCGAACTGTTCCTACCGCCGGGCCCCGACATTCGGGACAGGGCGGAAGCGGAAGCGGTCCGGCCCCTGCCCGGTGCCGCGCCGCCCCCGGCTGACGGCGAACCGCATCCGGTAGGGGCCGAGTTGAACCGCGGCGGCCACACCGGGGCCTTCCCGATGTCGACCCGGACCGCGACCATCGCGGTCTCCTCGGTCCTGATCGCGCTGCTGCTGACCGGTCTGGGGCTCGGCAGCCTGGCCTCCGGCGCCGTGGCCTGGGCCGCGGGGCTGTCGGCCGTCGCCCTGGGCGGGGTCCTGTGCGGGGCCGTGGTCGTCCACTCCCCGCACTGGGCGGCCGGTCCGCCGCACCGCACGTCCACGGCCTGTGCCGTCGGCGCCGCCGTCGCGCTGGCCCTGGCGGCGGTCACGGCCCTGATCGGCTCCTCCGCTCCCAAGGCCTGGCCCGCCGCACTGATGACGGCCTGCGTCGTGTTCCTCGGCAACGGGCTGCGCCTGCTCCTGCGCGGCCTGACCTGGCAGGCCACCGCCGCCTGGCTGATCCCCGCGCTGCTCCCGCTCGTGCTGGTCGTGCTGCCCGGGTTCGGTTTCTCGATGCACGCCCTCTACCTCGACGGTTTCGGCCTGAACCGCGAGGACACGCAGATCCCGGCGATCTGGCAGGTGGCCGCCGACGCCAGGGCGCTGCTGGTGATGGGCGGCCCGCTGATCGCCGTCTCCCTGCTCGGCTACGCCCGGCACATGCACGCCTTCCAGACGTTCGGCGGGCTGTCGGTCGCTGCCGCGCTGCTGTTCGTCGGCTTCGCGGGGGCCCTCACCCTCTACCAGGCGCAGATCATCACCCCCGCCGCACACGCCGCCGACTCCGCCAAGCAGCGGGCGCGGAACGGCCTCCAGCCCTCCCCGTACTTCGGCATCGCACCGCGCCGGGTCTGTCTGCGCCCGGTGAGCGACGGGGGCTGGGACGGCGCCGCCCTGGTGCCGGAGCACCCGTACCTGGTGTTCCCGGCCGCCGGGGACTGGGCCGCGCTGTGGGACGTCCGGACGGGCGAGACGGTGCAGGTGAAGCGCGAGCAGTACCGGATCACCGACTCGACCGCGCCGAGCTGCTGACCGTCCGGTCCTGGTGCGGCGGCGGAGGCGGGTGCGACACTTCCGGTGTCACAGTGGCGGCGAGGGGCGGGGTGCGGTGGACGGGCCGCGGTGGACGGTGGAGGAGCTGGCCGGGCGGGCCGGGGTGACGGTGCGGACGCTGCGGTTCTACGGGGCGAAGGGGCTGCTGCCGCCGCCGGTGCTGGGGGCGCGGCGGGTCGGGTGGTACGGGGGTGAGCACCTGGGACGGCTGGAGCTGATCGAGGAGTTGCGGCGGCAGGGGCTGACGCTGGCCGCGATCGAGCGGTACCTGGCGCAACTGCCGCAGGACGTCGGCGCGTTGGACCTGGCGATCCACCGGGCGCTGGTGGCCTCCTGGACGCCGGAGTCGGCGGAGGAGGCGAGCCGGGAGCAGGTCGAGCAGCGGGCCGGGCGGGCGCTGTCGGACGCCGACCTGGACTCGCTGGCGGCGATGGGCGCGCTGCACCGCACCGGGGAGCCGGACGTGTTCAAGGTCGACCCGGGGCTGCTGCCGCTGGGGGTGCGGGTGCTGGACGTGCCGATCCCGCTGGAGACGCTGCTGGCGGCCCGGGCGGTGGTGCGGCTGCACAGCCGGGCGACCGCGCACGACCTGCACCGGCTGTTCCGCGACACGGTGTGGCGCCCGTACCGGGAGAGCGGGCCGGAGCCGGCCGAGCTGGAGCGGATGCGGGAGCTGACCGACCGGATCCAGCCGATGGTGGTGCAGGCGCTGGTGACCGCGTTCCAGCGCTCGCTGGCGGAGGAGCTGGCCCGCCCCCGGGACGAGGGGGCGGGCCGGCCGGGCGGTCAGTAGCGGCCGCCGCCCTCGGCGAGGGCGACCAGCGAGGCGGGCGGGGCGAAGCGCTCGCCGTAGGCGGCGGCGAGTTCCCGGGCGCGGGCGGTGAAGCCGGCCGGGCCGCCGGGGTAGCCGTTGACGTACTGGAGGACGCCGCCGGTCCAGGCGGGGAAGCCGATGCCGAGGACGGAGCCGATGTTGGCGTCGGCGACCGAGGTGAGGACGCCCTCGTCGAGGCAGCGGATCGCGTCGATCGCCTCGCCGAACAGCAGCCGCTCCTTCATGTCCTCGAACGGGATCCGCGCGCCCGGGCGGGCGAAGTGCTCGCGCAGGCCGGGCCAGAGCCGGGTGCGGCGGCCGTCGGCGTAGTCGTAGAAGCCGGCGCCGCCGCTGCGGCCGGGGCGGTCGAACTCGTCGAGCATCCGGTCCAGGACGGCCTCGCCGGGGTGCGGGGTCCAGCTGCCGCCGGCCTCCTCGACGGCGCGGCGGGCCTCGTCGCGGATCCGGCGCGGCAGGGTGAGGGTGAGCTCGTCCAGCAGCGCGAGGACCTTGGCGGGGTAGCCGGCCTGGGCGGCGGCCTGTTCGACGGAGGACGGGTCGAGGCCCTCGCCGATCATCGCGACGCCCTCGTCGAGGAACCGGCCGATCACCCGGGAGGTGAAGAAGCCGCGGGAGTCGTTGACCACGATCGGGGTCTTGCCGATCTGCCGGACCAGGTCGAAGGCCCGGGCCAGCGCCTCGTCGCCGGTGCGCGGGCCGCGGACGATCTCGACCAGCGCCATCTTGTCGACCGGCGAGAAGAAGTGCAGGCCGACGAAGTCGGCGGCCCGGTCGACGCCTTCGGCGAGCAGGCCGATCGGCAGGGTGGAGGTGTTGGAGCAGAGCAGCGCGTCGGGCGCGACGACGTGCTGGACCTCCTGGAACACCTTGTGCTTGAGCTCGGGGTTCTCGAAGACCGCCTCGATGACGGTGTCGCAGCCGGCCAGGTCGGCGGCCTCGGCGGTGGGGGTGATCCGGTCGAGGAAGGCGGCCCGCTGCTCGGCGGTCAGCCGGCCGCGCGCCACCTGCTTGTCCAACAGGCCCGCGCTGTACGCCTTTCCGCGGGCGGCGGCCTCCGGGGTGACGTCCTTCAGCAGGACGTCGAGGCCGGCCTTGGCGCAGGCGTACGCGATGCCCGCGCCCATCATGCCCGCGCCCAGCACCGCGACCTTCGCGGCCTGCCGGGGGGCGACCGAACCCGGGCGGGAGGCACCGGAGTTGACGGCCTGCATGTCGAAGAAGAACGCCTGGATCATGTTCTTCGCGGTGGCGCCGCAGGCCAGTTCGGTGAAGTAGCGGGCCTCGATCGCGAACGCGGTGTCCACGTCGACCTGGCTGCTCTCCACGGCCGCCGCCAGGATGTTGCGCGGCGCCGGGTAGGGCGCGCCGTTCAGCTGCTTGCGCAGGTTGGCGGGGAAGGCGGGCAGGTTGGCGGCCAGCGCGGGGGTGCTGGGCGTGCCGCCGGGGATCCGGTACCCCTTGGCGTCCCAGGGCTGGGTGGCGGTCGGGTTCGCGGCGACGAAGGCGCGCGCCTTGGCGTCCATCTCCTCGGCGGTGGCGGCGATTTCGTGCACCAGGCCGTGCTCCAGGGCCTGCGCCGGACGGTACTGCTGCCCTTGCAGGAGCACCTTGAGCAGGGCGTCGGTGATGCCGAGCATCCGGACCGTGCGGACGACGCCGCCGCCGCCGGGCAGCAGGCCGAGGGTGACCTCGGGCAGGCCGATCCGGCTGCCGGGGGCGTCCAGCGCGATCCGGTGGTGGCAGGCCAGCGCGAGTTCCAGGCCGCCGCCGAGCGCCGCGCCGTTGATCGCGGCGACCACCGGCCGGCCGAGCGTCTCCAGCCGGCGCAGCGCCCGCTTGATCCGCATCGAGTCGGTGAACACCCGTTCGGCGTCGGCGGGTCGGGCGGCGGCGAGGAGCTTGAGGTCGCCGCCGGCGAAGAAGGTCTTCTTCGCCGAGGTGACGATGACGCCGGTCAACTCGGGCGTGGCGGCGAGCCGTTCGACGACTCCCTCCAGCGCGTCGGTGAACGCGGCGTTCATGGTGTTGGCGGACTGGGCCGGGTCGTCGAGGACGAGGGTGACCACGCCGTCCTGGTCCTGCTCCCAGCGGATGGGGCTGCTCACGTCGGTCATGTCGTCGAAGTCCTTGGGTGAGTACGTGAGTACGCGAGTACGTGCGCGGGCGGGTGCGCGGGCGGGCGGGTGGCTCAGGCGGTGACGCGCTCGATGACGGTGGCGATGCCCATGCCGCCGCCGACGCACAGGGTGGCCAGGCCGTAGCGCAGGTCGCGGCGCTCCAGTTCGTCGATCAGGGTGCCGATCAGCATCGCGCCGGTCGCGCCGAGCGGGTGGCCGAGCGCGATCGCGCCGCCGTTGACGTTGACCTGGTCGGGCCGGAAGCCGAGTTCGCGGATGAAGCGGAGCGCGACGGCGGCGAACGCCTCGTTGATCTCGACCAGGTCGATGTCGGCGGCGTCCAGCCCGGCCTTGGCGAGCGCCTTGCGGGTGGCGGGGGCGGGGCCGGTGAGCATGATGGTCGGCTCGGAGCCGGAGACCGCGGCGGAGACGATCCGGGCCCGCGGGGTGAGGCCGTAGCGCTCGCCGATCGCGCGCGAGCCGATCGCGACCAGCGCGGCGCCGTCCACGATGCCGGAGGAGTTGCCCGCGTGGTGGACGTGGTCGATGGACTCCACCCAGTGGTACTTCTGCAGCGCGACGGCGTCGAAGCCGCCGAGTTCGCCGATGTCGGCGAAGGACGGCTTCAGGCCGGCCAGCGACTCGACCGTGGTGCCGGGGCGGATGAACTCGTCGCGGCCCAGCACCACCAGCCCGTTGCGGTCGCGCACCGGCACCACCGAGCGGTCGAACAGGCCGTCCGCCTGCGCCTTCGCGGCGCGGGCCTGCGACTCGGCGGCGAACGCGTCCACGTCGGTGCGGGTCAGGCCCTCGATGGTGGCGATCAGGTCGGCGCCGACGCCCTGCGGGATGAAGCCGGTCTCGTACGCGGTCATCGGGTCGGCGAACCAGGCGCCGCCGTCGGAGCCCATCCGGACCCGGGACATCGACTCGACGCCGCCCGCCAGGATCAGCTCCTCCCAGCCCGAACGGACCTTCGCCGCCGCCAGGTTGACGGCCTCCAGGCCGGACGCGCAGAAGCGGTTCTCCTGCACCCCGGCCACCGTGTCGGGCAGCCCGGCGGCGATCGCCGCGACCCGGGCGATGTCGGAGCCCTGGTCGCCG is part of the Kitasatospora setae KM-6054 genome and harbors:
- a CDS encoding 3-hydroxyacyl-CoA dehydrogenase NAD-binding domain-containing protein → MTDVSSPIRWEQDQDGVVTLVLDDPAQSANTMNAAFTDALEGVVERLAATPELTGVIVTSAKKTFFAGGDLKLLAAARPADAERVFTDSMRIKRALRRLETLGRPVVAAINGAALGGGLELALACHHRIALDAPGSRIGLPEVTLGLLPGGGGVVRTVRMLGITDALLKVLLQGQQYRPAQALEHGLVHEIAATAEEMDAKARAFVAANPTATQPWDAKGYRIPGGTPSTPALAANLPAFPANLRKQLNGAPYPAPRNILAAAVESSQVDVDTAFAIEARYFTELACGATAKNMIQAFFFDMQAVNSGASRPGSVAPRQAAKVAVLGAGMMGAGIAYACAKAGLDVLLKDVTPEAAARGKAYSAGLLDKQVARGRLTAEQRAAFLDRITPTAEAADLAGCDTVIEAVFENPELKHKVFQEVQHVVAPDALLCSNTSTLPIGLLAEGVDRAADFVGLHFFSPVDKMALVEIVRGPRTGDEALARAFDLVRQIGKTPIVVNDSRGFFTSRVIGRFLDEGVAMIGEGLDPSSVEQAAAQAGYPAKVLALLDELTLTLPRRIRDEARRAVEEAGGSWTPHPGEAVLDRMLDEFDRPGRSGGAGFYDYADGRRTRLWPGLREHFARPGARIPFEDMKERLLFGEAIDAIRCLDEGVLTSVADANIGSVLGIGFPAWTGGVLQYVNGYPGGPAGFTARARELAAAYGERFAPPASLVALAEGGGRY
- a CDS encoding MerR family transcriptional regulator; amino-acid sequence: MDGPRWTVEELAGRAGVTVRTLRFYGAKGLLPPPVLGARRVGWYGGEHLGRLELIEELRRQGLTLAAIERYLAQLPQDVGALDLAIHRALVASWTPESAEEASREQVEQRAGRALSDADLDSLAAMGALHRTGEPDVFKVDPGLLPLGVRVLDVPIPLETLLAARAVVRLHSRATAHDLHRLFRDTVWRPYRESGPEPAELERMRELTDRIQPMVVQALVTAFQRSLAEELARPRDEGAGRPGGQ
- a CDS encoding acetyl-CoA C-acetyltransferase; the encoded protein is MTTEAYVYDAIRTPRGRGKQTGSLHGTKPIDLVVGLIHELRRRFPTLDPAAIDDVVLGVVSPIGDQGSDIARVAAIAAGLPDTVAGVQENRFCASGLEAVNLAAAKVRSGWEELILAGGVESMSRVRMGSDGGAWFADPMTAYETGFIPQGVGADLIATIEGLTRTDVDAFAAESQARAAKAQADGLFDRSVVPVRDRNGLVVLGRDEFIRPGTTVESLAGLKPSFADIGELGGFDAVALQKYHWVESIDHVHHAGNSSGIVDGAALVAIGSRAIGERYGLTPRARIVSAAVSGSEPTIMLTGPAPATRKALAKAGLDAADIDLVEINEAFAAVALRFIRELGFRPDQVNVNGGAIALGHPLGATGAMLIGTLIDELERRDLRYGLATLCVGGGMGIATVIERVTA